The proteins below are encoded in one region of Ereboglobus luteus:
- the lysA gene encoding diaminopimelate decarboxylase, with the protein MHHFSYTGSNLHCESVDLAAVAQLYGTPTYVYSAATMADNYNRIINGLGDLDVHVCYAVKANSSIAVLRHFANLGAGFDLVSGGELRRVLAAGAGLTHSVFAGVGKSEAEIRLALESGIRAFHVESEPELIRINHVAGKLGVKAAISFRINPDVDALTHAKTNTGKADNKFGIPIAQAAAAYAAAAEYPNIAIRGVQMHIGSQLTSIAPFVEATEKLAALAEELKARHDIEYISVGGGIGIVYQDALESGASKWWDDQPEATRPITPESYGAALAPILKPLGLKVLVEPGRFMVGNAGVLLAQVEYLKRGQGKNFLILDAGMNDLMRPAMYDSYHQVVPLRRNTSRPAITADIVGPICETGDCFAKDRDIQQLGEGEHVAFMSAGAYGYTMASRYNSRCMPAEVLVHGATFDLINARETFDNMIAGENIPAFLK; encoded by the coding sequence ATGCACCACTTTTCCTACACCGGATCAAACCTCCACTGCGAGTCCGTCGACCTTGCCGCCGTCGCCCAGCTCTACGGCACGCCCACCTACGTTTACAGCGCCGCCACAATGGCGGACAACTACAACCGCATCATCAACGGCCTCGGCGATCTCGACGTCCATGTGTGCTATGCCGTCAAGGCCAACTCCAGCATCGCCGTGCTCCGCCATTTCGCCAACCTCGGAGCGGGCTTCGACCTCGTCAGCGGGGGCGAACTGCGCCGCGTGCTCGCCGCCGGGGCCGGCCTCACCCACAGCGTCTTCGCCGGCGTCGGCAAATCAGAGGCCGAAATCCGCCTCGCGCTCGAATCGGGCATCCGCGCATTCCACGTTGAAAGCGAACCCGAGCTCATCCGCATCAATCACGTCGCCGGCAAACTCGGCGTAAAGGCGGCGATTTCGTTTCGCATCAATCCCGACGTTGACGCGCTCACCCACGCCAAAACCAACACCGGCAAGGCCGACAATAAATTCGGCATCCCCATCGCGCAAGCCGCGGCCGCCTACGCCGCCGCCGCCGAATATCCCAACATCGCCATCCGCGGCGTGCAAATGCACATCGGCTCGCAGCTCACCTCCATCGCCCCGTTCGTCGAGGCCACCGAAAAGCTCGCCGCGCTCGCCGAAGAACTCAAGGCGCGCCACGACATCGAATACATTTCCGTCGGCGGCGGCATCGGCATCGTCTATCAAGACGCGCTCGAAAGCGGCGCGAGCAAATGGTGGGACGACCAGCCCGAGGCCACGCGCCCCATCACGCCCGAATCCTACGGCGCCGCGCTCGCGCCGATCTTGAAGCCGCTCGGCCTGAAAGTCCTCGTCGAACCCGGGCGCTTCATGGTGGGCAACGCCGGCGTGCTCCTCGCCCAGGTCGAATACCTCAAGCGCGGCCAGGGGAAAAACTTCCTCATCCTCGACGCCGGCATGAACGACCTCATGCGCCCCGCGATGTATGACAGCTACCACCAAGTCGTCCCGCTCCGCCGCAACACATCGCGCCCCGCCATCACCGCCGATATCGTCGGCCCCATTTGCGAAACCGGCGACTGCTTCGCCAAAGACCGCGACATCCAACAACTCGGCGAAGGCGAGCACGTCGCCTTCATGAGCGCCGGCGCCTACGGTTACACGATGGCCAGCCGCTACAACTCGCGCTGCATGCCCGCCGAGGTCCTCGTGCACGGCGCGACGTTCGACCTCATCAACGCCCGCGAAACTTTCGACAACATGATCGCCGGCGAAAACATCCCGGCATTCCTGAAGTAA
- the panB gene encoding 3-methyl-2-oxobutanoate hydroxymethyltransferase, protein MPKLTTHTLRKLKGKQPIVAVTAYDAITARYASEAGVDIILIGDSVGNTMLGFETTVPVTLDMMCHHAAAVTRARPEALVAVDLPFAEAHYGHDRLLASCQRLMQETGVDAIKIEGGAELAPAVARIIAAGIPVWGHIGLKPQQVLALGRYKKFGSTPEETESLIADARALEKAGAFALLLELTDHEAARKITEAVGIPIIGIGAGPHCDGQVLVAPDLLGLTPGYVPSFAHKFADAAAQYRQGFADYAAAVRGKKFPQ, encoded by the coding sequence ATGCCGAAACTCACCACGCACACACTTCGCAAACTCAAGGGCAAACAACCCATCGTCGCCGTCACTGCCTACGACGCGATCACGGCGCGCTACGCCAGCGAAGCCGGGGTGGACATCATCCTCATCGGCGACTCCGTGGGCAACACCATGCTCGGCTTTGAAACCACGGTGCCGGTGACGCTCGACATGATGTGCCATCACGCCGCCGCCGTCACACGCGCGCGCCCCGAGGCGCTCGTCGCCGTCGACCTCCCCTTCGCCGAGGCGCACTACGGGCACGACCGCCTGCTCGCCTCATGCCAGCGCCTCATGCAGGAAACCGGGGTCGATGCCATAAAAATCGAAGGCGGCGCCGAGCTCGCCCCCGCCGTCGCGCGCATCATCGCAGCCGGCATTCCCGTGTGGGGTCACATCGGCCTCAAGCCGCAGCAAGTCCTCGCGCTTGGCCGCTACAAGAAATTCGGATCCACCCCCGAAGAAACCGAATCGCTAATCGCCGACGCGCGCGCGCTCGAAAAAGCGGGCGCGTTCGCGCTCCTTCTCGAACTCACCGACCACGAAGCCGCGCGCAAAATCACCGAGGCCGTCGGCATCCCCATCATCGGAATCGGAGCCGGGCCGCACTGCGACGGGCAAGTCCTCGTCGCGCCCGATCTCCTCGGGCTCACGCCCGGCTATGTGCCCTCGTTCGCGCATAAATTCGCCGACGCCGCCGCGCAATACCGCCAGGGTTTCGCCGACTACGCCGCCGCCGTCCGCGGGAAAAAATTCCCGCAATAA